The genomic region GTCTTTTCTGTTCAAATATGTCCAGGTATCTTACATCTctcttgtatttattttttctctctctcagggaaACACAGGGAAGATTGGGGTCATTGTGGGTGCCTACATGCACTACAGCAAGATCTCTGCAGGGTatttgatgagtgtgtgtgtgtgggggggggggggggggtagtagtagtagtagcctgtttattgatagagtgtgtgtgtgtgtgtgtgtgtgtgtgtgtgtgtgtgtagagtggacCAGGCCCTAACCACTCTGGCCATGAGGAAGTTCTGTGAGGATAAAGTCTCCTCCTCGCTACAACCCTCCCAGAACAGGTAAGaacatctcccctctccctctttctcttatGCCATATGCAACTTTCCTGCATATTCCTCCCAtttctcctccctgtgtgttttaCTCCTAATTGTATaccaccacctctctcctccccaggtATATGTACTACTTTGGGGGTCTGCTGTCGGGGGCGATCAAGATGAACAGCAGTCCTCTGTACCTTCACCATGTTCTGATCCCCAGCCTGCCCAACTTCCAGGCAGCAAGGGGAGGTCAGTGTCCTACTGTACAATGTGATGTAGTACACTACAATGTCAAATCTGTGTTTCAACTTGAAAATATAAATTACCATGATGCCTAATGGTTATAATTTCAGTCAACTCAGAAGATCAAGTTTAGTTGAAAATGAAAGGTCAAATGTGTGTAGGAACTCTTCTTTTCAAGTTGAAACAACAGAAAATGTTGAGATGGAAATTAGTTGGAACTTATTAGTCTAGTACTGTTAGGAGTATCAACATTAGTATTTTTAGAATGAActagtatttttatttaacttcaAAACTTTGGGGGGATAGATTTCAACTCCTTTaatgacatcacatcaacaccctctttctccccctgctGTCTCCTTCTTTCTCACACTCCTCTTCTCTACGCAGGTTACTATCCTTTCCTGAAGATCTACCAGTCTCTACAGCTGGTCTACACCTCGGGCATCTAGTGAGCTAATTCATGTTGTTAACGGTGATTGTGGTGAATAATAGCATATTATCTCTACTGTGTTTTTCACTGTGTTCCCTTTCCACCGTCACACACAGTTGGTACTTGTGTACCTTTGTTGGGACTTGTTTATACGTGCTACTgtctgtgtttacatgtgtgctGGTTTGAGTTTACTCCAACTGAACATGGTTTACCTGTGTTTTACTATGTTAGCATGTGTTTTGACtatgtttatgtctgtctgtatgcaTAGCGACCCCCAGGGCTCCAGGGCGAGGAAGCTGTGTGTGACGCTCGAGCCAGCGCTACTGTTGAAGGGGGACATCATGGTGAGAGAGCACTGTTAGACACAAAATTGATGCCCAGTGGCGAGCTTTCACTCCTGTCAATCATACTCTACTATCTCCTATTGGATTATAGCTACAAAAGTAAACAAACTATCCTCCATATTGCATTTGAATAAGAATGCAATTGATTAGAGCTTTCGTTGCCAATGTGGCGCAAAAATAAGCATTTACACTCCAAATGGTATCCCAACCTCTATCCCAACcttctcggtctctccctctctccccctctctctatcccaaccttctcggtctctccctctctccccctctctctatcccaaccttctcggtctctccctctctccccctctctctatcccaaccttctcggtctctccctctctccccctctttctatcCCAACCTTCtcggtccctccctctctccccctctctctatcccaaccttctcggtctctccctctctccccctctctctatcccaaccttctcggtctctccctctctctatcccaaccttctcggtctctccctctctctatcccaaccttctcggtctctccctctctctatcccgaccttctcggtctctccctctctctatccgaaccttctcggtctctccctctctccccctctctctatccgaaccttctcggtctctccctctctccccctctctctatcccaaccttctcggtctctccctctctctatcccaaccttctcggtctctccctctctctatcccaaccttctcggtctctccctctctctatcccaaccttctcggtctctccctctctctatcccaaccttctcggtctctccctctctccccctctctctatcccaaccttctcggtctctccctctctctatcccaaccttctcggtctctccctctctctatcccaaccttctcggtctctccctctctccccctctctatcccaaccttctcggtctctccctctctccccctctctctatcccaaccttctcggtctctccctctctctatcccaaccttctcggtctctccctctctctatcccaaccttctcggtctctccctctctccccctctctctatcccaaccttctcggtctctccctctctatccaggTGAAGTGCTACCACCGGCGGCCGCGTGGCTCAGAGAGGGAGGCGGTGTTCAGGCTGCAGTTCCACACCTGTACAGTCCACGGAGCTCAGCTGTGGTTCGGCAAGGGAGAGCTGGACCTGGCCTGTGCAGGTACCTTTATCAGGGTGGGATAGAGGGGATGTCAGGGAGTttaggaaggagggggagggaggggagcagggaAGGGTTGTGTTTCAGGATGATATGCAGTTGCTTATTATTGGAGGCAGTCAGATAGACAGACACGCAAGCACGCAGTCTCACTCCTTTGCACACGCACACTTGCTcgctcactaacacacacacacacacacacacacacacacacacacacacatacagaaatcTGACTTGTAGGCAAGACGCAACACAATCTGACAATAAGCAACAattttttataaaatattttattttttaaatttaaatagaATATTGATATACAAATAAACAATTTATTAGCAAACCTATACCTACCAATATCCTAACTGATAGCTCAGAGGCAGAGAGTAAGCACATCTCCACTGCCAACTCCAACATCCCCAGAATGGTCTCCAGGTTCTCCATCTCATCAGAAAAGAGCCACTGGGCCTTCCAAgtgtcgcagcggtctaaggcactgcatcgcagtgcttgaggtgtgactacagacccgggttcaatcccaggcgcacatttggcccagcgtcgtccgggttagggaagggtttggtaTGCTGGGATTATCTTGTCCCATTgcactctagcaactccttgtggtgggccagtACAACACTTGGAGACTGGGGATGGCCTCCTGCACATGTAGCAGAATAGAGCAAGGGAGAAGTAGATAGAGGGGTATTTACTGAGCTGGTGAAGTCACTTACTGAGCTGGTGAATTCAGGCTGAGCAGGTGAATTCAGGCTGAGCTGGTGAAGTCAGCCTGAAGTAGTGAAGTCACTTACTGAGCTGGTGAAGTCTCAGGCTGGGGTAGTGAAGTCACTTATTGAGCTGGTGAATTCAGGCTGGGGTAGTGAAGTCACTTACTTACAGCCTCAACCCCTCTGAGCTTGGACTCTACAAGGCCCATTAAAAATCATttgcactgatttgaagtggatttaacaagtgacatcaataagggatcatagcattcacctgatCAGTCATATCATGGAAAGacctgttcataatgttttgtccactcagtgtgtgtgtgtgtgtgtgtgtgtgtgtgtgtgtgtgtgtgtgtgtgtgtgtgtgtgtgtgtgtgtgtgtgtgtgtgtgtgtgtgtgtgtgtgtgagtgagaacaAACTGCTTgtttggatgctgattggttgatacagtggggagaacaagtatttgatacactgccgattttgcaggttttcctacttacaaagcatgtacaggtctgtaatttttatcataggtacacttcaactgtgactgttttttcttctcattttgtctgtcatagttgaagtgtacctaagatgaaaaatacaggcctctctcatctttttaagggggagaacttgcacaattggtggctgactaaatacttttttgccccactgtatatgtttggGTTGTTTAGTCTGGGCTGTTTGTCTCTCCGTAGATGACCGCTTCCCTCCAGATGCTACGGTGGAGTTTATCTTCTCCTACGGCCCAGAGAAAATGAaaggtactgagagagagagagagagagagagagagtgtgtgtgtacaaagcTATGTGTGCACATCCTTgttagtgtgttgtgtgtctgaatTCCAGGTGTGTGTGATATCTATCTAGTATCAATCTCTTTCTTCACAGGGCGAGAGTACTGTAAGAATGATCCATCTGTTACAGTGGACTGCAACATCTCAGACCCAGTGATGCGCTGGGACTCCTATGAGAACTTCAATCTGCACCACCAGGATAGCACTGAGGGTAagggtgaaacacacacactcatacacataggaagagtggggtaagttgagccatacACAGTTGAgtcacccttgtttctaggaaaccatactcAAAATGAATCACGGCGTCTGTGAAGCAAGAAACCACATGggaaaagtggtaagcaagttatgttcaaaaaacacattttcaaatgtatttattgtgttaaattatttattttttacataagttggggtctctataagcttcaatataaggccctaaacctagcatgaaagtgcatccttgtaacTGTGTGGTCTTATATTGttaaaatgtttgccttggggtaagttgagccaatgaccatgtggtaagttgagccaattgAAATGTTTTCTTCACTGGCGTAATGCAAGGAGTTATCACTGGGTTATGAGGTTAAAATGGCCTATGTTATGAGTGTTTAAAAAAAGTACAAAATGTGTGTTCTGTTAAGCCTGTGTTACAATATGCTTAAAATGATTCAAAGACAACGAAGCGATTGTGATGAATTGTGTTTGtgaaataaagatagacatggttttaaaaggtagtggtaatatttcattcagtacagaaattTGCAGGCGGCAACTTATCCCATACCCGGAATAAGTTGTGCCAAGAGATCACTTTCTTTTGGATAAGCTATGTTTTAAAATAatgtaatgtttacatgaattctgattatttctaGAGTTACCATTACttaacatcctgaaatatatgtagatatatttgttagaaagaataaTAGATTTCCCTTAAAGGAAGTGATActgaatgtaaaaaatggctcaacttaccccactctgcCCTACAGACATACATAGTTTATTATGCACGCAACTATACCCACACATCTCTGGTGCACATACTCACGCCACCAAGACAACATTCCTGGACTCATACACACAAGCTAACCCTGAATCCCTCTCTGGTTGTCAGACATCTCCCACACGCGTGGTCCTCTGGATGGCAGCCTGTACGCCCAGGTTAAGAAGCATCGAGGCCGGGGTTCTCCCAATGCATGCTCCACAGGCAACACCACAGCCAAGCCCCCTCCACCGGCCCAGCCTCAATCTCAATCTCAACCTCAGCCCCTGTCCCTCAGCTCCGACTCGGGACACTCCTCCACCCGCTCCGAACACATGGAGGAACCCCCTCCTTGCCCCCTGTCCCGCCTGGAGAATGAGAAGGAGGTGGTGGACTGTCTACTGCGGaggggggagggtggagagagagacagggcaatgcagagggagagggaccGGGAAACGGCAATTTTGGATGATGGAGACTCTGTTCCAGAAGGAGGGCTGAGGCGTGAGCAGTGGTCATGCCACGGTCGAAGATGTCAGAAGTGTGGGGAGGCATCGGGTTGGGAGAGGGAGCCGTGCTTTACTAACGGACATTGTATGGCCCGCTGTAACAGCAGCACCAAGGGGAACCTAAAGAGCCGAGCATTATCCTCCTTACCCTCCCAGCAGCCGGTGTCTCCTCGCCCCCTGGAGCCCCATCTGGACATGTGCCATCGCCACAGTGCCCATCCCCTGCCCAAGTTGCCGTGGGAATGTCTCCATCGGCCATGCTACCCCTACCCCGCCCCTGAACACGCCCCCCCAAACTCCCACACCATCCCGGTCTCCAATAGGCTCTTCTGCGGTGGAGAGGAGTGTCGGGTCTTTCATTACCCCGCCACCCGGCCTGCCCCACCTCGCCTCTCCCACCAATCCCTGCCCTCCAGCCCATATAGGGAGATGTTTTTCAGCCCGGCGGCTCCTCCTCGCTCTGATGGCTGCCCATGCCGAGACTGCACCTGCAGGCAAGAGCCCCAATCGGCTTCAGCCAGAGCCTTCCACCCGCTGTGCCTGGACCAACCAGAGAGCCTGCACTGGCCCCGAGGGCAGGACTCTGAGCTGTGGGACAGGGATGCGGGGCTGAGGCGGGGGAGGGACGGGCCTTCTCAGCTATGTGAGCCGGATAATCCGTGGGAggcggagagagaggcagagtttTTGCAACGGAGGTCAGTGAGAGGGATGTCACCCTATATAGGCTGTCACTCCCCCCTGGGTCAGGGTCCCGGGTACCCCAGCCCCCAACCCCTCCTGGACAACCCCGGTGGCAGCAGTGGGTACAACACACCGATACCCCCCTGCCACTCGTGCCCTTGCTCTCCCTACCAGCAGGACTCCCCCTCGGAGAGCCACGGGAGCCCGAGGTATGCCTCGGGGTACCAGTCTGGGTCCACCTTACCCCTGCCCCCTGGTAGCCCAAACCCTGGTGACTCCCAATCGGAACGAACCACCGACCTGCAGCAACAGACTGATACTTGTAAGTGATGCAACCTCACACAGTGGTGAACCGTGATTATAGGACCTAGGCCTTCAGAGTGACCAAAAATCTTCCAATATGTtgtatcaaacaaaacaaatccagaaaataacagaAAACATAGCATCACTTAATGCACCTGACTTTACATCTAGTTGTAGTGAAGGAGGAGCAATACTTTTTGATGACATTAGGAATTCATTAAATATGCCTGGCTGCGCTTCAggctgccacacacacagagaaagaaccGGCATGGACACAACATGACACACAGCATAAAATAATGCATTGTTTACACCATTTTTGGTAGCCGACACCAGAgttgggaccaagtcattgttttacaagtcacaagtaagtctcaagtcttagcactcaagtcccaagtcaagatcATCAAGTTAAGTCTCAAGATAGGCAAGTCCGAGTCAAGACCGTCATGTATCAAGTCAAGTGAAGTCAAGTGAAGTCCTTAACTTTGAGTTGAGTCCTAAACAATAGCTGttggctatattagccacgacttactGTTCTtcgtgcagcttcaaatgtcgaacagtTGGAAGTTGGTAATTGTTGCCTCtgtctgtaattttcttcccgcatgttttgcaagttgcaatccgttttttgttgatacagcgtcatctttatatccaaaaataataattttgggtaCCATCTTTTCAAGGCCTGCATCTGAATTCACCTGccgacgttcctctgcactgccacacacaactttttctcagctggcacaatttgattggctgctgtccgattcaaactgtaatctgttaaatgaagagttgatgcgctgcacacttttttaatagcatcatttttTAAAAGGCTCAAGTCCAtgtcacgagtcattggtgttgAAGTCAAATTTGAGTTGCAAGCCATCGTATTTCTGACTTGAGTCTGACTTGAGTCCAAGTCATGttactcgagtccacacctctggccAACACCACAGTCACCAACAGCGACAAGAACAGTGTCACATCAAAGGTGACAGGCTCATGGTGCTAAAAGTACAGCGACTGTAATACGTGtccactccatggtgctgaaggaGAGACAGTTTTGGTCTAACACATAGACAGGGCTGATAGACAGgtgacagcagtcacacacagcatcaaATAATGTTAAATGATAAGCAGCCCATTCACTCCAGTAGGCCCCATGAAATCATACCACTACAAAATCGCAAGCAGTTCACGCCAACATTTATATTAACAAACCAGCTATGTCTTCCcatttcaaatatattttatcaCGTTCATCACACTAACCAGTGATCTAAAGATgaaatgcaacaatgtttcacagTCATGATTTTCAAAGAGATAGCTAACAGCAAGCGAGCTGCAACAACAAACTGTTTCACTCACCAGATAAGGATAAATTGTAAATGAAGTTTGAAAGTTAATCTTAAAAAGGGTTACGCTAACAAACTAACAACCGCTGCTGCAGCCGCCGTCACCATTGTCACACTACTACAACGGAAGCTAGCTAACATAACTAGCATTAGCGTGTGAACTATACTTGCGACAGATTTTTTTTGTCTTGCGCTCTCTTCTTCTTTAAGGTTTTATGGCAGACTACAACCTATTAGTGTATTGCCACCACCTACTGTATTGGCTACTATCAGCCTACTATTCTGTATATTGATTCATTACCTCTTATGCTCTCAGTAGTGTCCTGTCGAGGCCTTGTCCCACCCATTGCAAGTCAAAATATGATAATATGTTaattccactgtcactccaaaatTCTGCACTAATACAGTTGAATGGCAGAGGCCTTCTGTCCAGTTTCTGAAGGTCAGCCAATTGTTGGCTGAGCTAGCTAGTTTTATCTACCCAGAGACCACCAAAGAAAATCCTGATTGGATTATTTGTTCTATTCAGTATTAACCCTTCTCTTTCCAACACAAACTGAAGAGATGAAATCAGGAAATTATTACAATTATTGTAAAGATGAAAAAgaaattaaaaaaacatttttttatttttttatgataCATTTTTATAAATCCTTAGAGCTTCTAGAAGGCCTAGAAGGCTCTGACGGTTCCACACTGATCTCACAGGTACTGTATTATGCACATGTTTACACTAGACGGATAAAATGCAACTGTACTTTCTTTCTTGAACTCTCCTCTCTCAtttactcccccctctctccttctgtcgctatgtctctcgctctctttatttctctctagGTGCATCATATGTGGTGCAAAACAGTGTGGGTATGGAGGACTCTTCTTCCCAGGGGTCGCTGGGGCAAAGGTTAGTATTGTTTTCAGTGTGAATTGTGTGACACATAGTGGTGAAAACTCTGGAGCAGGATATTTCATCTTTTTCagcatcagacctgcctaattctctgttgttctcactcacacacacacacacacacacacacacacacacacacacacacacacacacacactgagtggacaaaacattatgaacaggtCTTTCCATGATATGACTGatcaggtgaatgctatgatcccttattgatgtcacttgttaaatccacttcaaatcagtgcaaATGATTTTTAATGGGCCTTGTAGAGTCCAAGCTCAGAGGAGTTGAGGCTGTAAGTAAGTGACTTCACTACCCCAGCCTGAATTCTGTTTTTGTGTTTAATAAGCTAAATTACACATTCAGTTAACATGTAATTTCAGATTTACATATATTTTTAcgaagtagtttggatgtagtgaactactttttcaaactTTAGTTATGTAAACTAAACtacttaacttcttccagtgtgaagtaattggtagcttggtaaactacactgctcaaaaaaataaagggaacactaaaataacacatcctagatctgaatgaatgaaatattcttattaaatacttttttctttacatagttgaatgtgctgacaacaaaatcacacaaaaatgatcaatggaaatcaaatttatcaacccatggaggtctggatttggagtcacactcaaaattaaagtggaaaaccacactacaggctgatccaactttgatgtaatgtccttaaaacaagtcaaaatgaggctcagtgtgtgtggcctccacgtgcctgtatgacctccctgcaacgcctgggcatgctcctgatgaggtggcggatggtctcctgcgggatctcctcccagacctggactaaagcatccgccaactcctggacagtctgtggtgcattgtggtgttggtggatggagcgagacatgatgtcccagatgtgctcaattggattcagttctggggaacgggcaggccagtccatagcatcaatgccttcctcttgcaggaactgctgacacactccagccacatgaggtctagcattgtcttgcattaggaggaacccaggggcAACTGcatcagcatatggtctcacaaggggtctgaggatctcatctcggtacctaatggcagtcaggctacctctggcgagcacatggagggctgtgcggccccccaaagaaatgccaccccacagacccaccgccaaaccggtcatgctggggGATGTTGCAGGCAGCTGAACGTTCTCCACGGAGtatccagactctgtcacgtctgtcacatgtgctcagtgtgaacctgctttcatctgtgaagagcacagggcgccagtggtgaatttgccaatcttggtgttctctggcaaatgccaaacgtcctgcacggtgttgggctgtaagcacaacccccacctgtggacgtcgggccctcataccaccctcatggagtctgtttctgaccgtttgagcagacacatgcacatttgtggcctactGGAGGtccttttgcagggctctggcagtgctcttcctgctcctccttgcacaaaggcggaggtagcggtcctgctgctgggttgttgccctcctacggcctcctccacgtctcctgatgtactggcctgtctcctggtagcgcctccatgctctggacactacgctgacagacacagcaaaccttcttgccacagctcgcattgatgtgccatcctggatgatctgcactacctgagccacttgtgtgggttgtagactccatctcatgctaccactagagtgaaagcaccgccagcattcaaaagtgaccaaaacatcagccaggacgcataggaactgagaagtggtttgtggtcaccacctgcagaaccactcctttattgggggtgtcttactaattacctataatttccacctgttgtctattccatttgcacaacagcatgtgaaatgtattgtcaatcagtgttgcttctgaagtggacagtttgatttcacagaagtgtgattgacttggagttacattgtgttgtttaagtgttccctttatttttttgagcagtgaatgtttttcttaacttcttccagtgtgaagtaattggtagcttggtaaactatattttcagagtagcttccccaacactgtaTACAGTTAAATATTAAACCAGTAATAAACCAGTGATGTATTCTGCCAATGgagctcgccagcttgtagtcctaaaaaactGAAATTTGTAACTTCTGGTTTGTTCAGCCATTCCCATGAGGAAAATGAATGTggaaagaatagggttttgggataaacgccgaaaataaggtctgaggtgaACAAAGGGTTAGGAGATCTTCTACGTTTTGTTCTGtaagataatatcagtcagttaacatgacctttatgaattaggaagcctttgtgtgtttttttttattacataaaTCATTCAAAATTCACCAAAGGTgacgttagctgatgaagattatctcatagaacaaaaagTATAAGATCTCTTAAGCCTGTGTtcacctcagaccttattttctgaGTTTATCTAAAAACCTGACAAATTCAGCTAGGTCCCTCCCCATTTTGGCCCGCTTGCCTCCGTTTGGTTCTTAGTGAATACTGGAAAATCATTATGTACCTTTTCTACTATGTTGtcttcagcacttttgaaatgtgtaAATGAGCAGAAacaaatctctctctcgctctcctccagtGAGAGGAATCCAGATGAACAGACATTTGACGACACTGTAGAAGGTTCCCCCCTGAGTCCTCCAGATGGTCGCCAGGAGCCACGTCAAGGGCCCCAGCAGATAGAGCCCCTCAGTGGGACCCCCATTTCTGCAGAGCCAgcctccacctccaccatccTGGAGCTTAACACCAATAGTAACAGTAGCACGCCGGAGATCGAAAGGACACCGCACCAAGCTGTAAAATCCACAACCACACCATCGACAGATTCACAAAAGCAAGGCAGTGACAGCTGTTCTA from Oncorhynchus kisutch isolate 150728-3 linkage group LG5, Okis_V2, whole genome shotgun sequence harbors:
- the LOC109891642 gene encoding tensin-2-like, giving the protein MERVMARHYDFDLTYITERIISVFFLPHLEEQRYRGNLQEVAAMLKSKHQDKFLLLNLSEKRHDITRLSPKVEDFGWPDLHAPPLDKICAMCKVMETWMTSDPSNVIVLHCKGNTGKIGVIVGAYMHYSKISAGVDQALTTLAMRKFCEDKVSSSLQPSQNRYMYYFGGLLSGAIKMNSSPLYLHHVLIPSLPNFQAARGGYYPFLKIYQSLQLVYTSGIYDPQGSRARKLCVTLEPALLLKGDIMVKCYHRRPRGSEREAVFRLQFHTCTVHGAQLWFGKGELDLACADDRFPPDATVEFIFSYGPEKMKGREYCKNDPSVTVDCNISDPVMRWDSYENFNLHHQDSTEDISHTRGPLDGSLYAQVKKHRGRGSPNACSTGNTTAKPPPPAQPQSQSQPQPLSLSSDSGHSSTRSEHMEEPPPCPLSRLENEKEVVDCLLRRGEGGERDRAMQRERDRETAILDDGDSVPEGGLRREQWSCHGRRCQKCGEASGWEREPCFTNGHCMARCNSSTKGNLKSRALSSLPSQQPVSPRPLEPHLDMCHRHSAHPLPKLPWECLHRPCYPYPAPEHAPPNSHTIPVSNRLFCGGEECRVFHYPATRPAPPRLSHQSLPSSPYREMFFSPAAPPRSDGCPCRDCTCRQEPQSASARAFHPLCLDQPESLHWPRGQDSELWDRDAGLRRGRDGPSQLCEPDNPWEAEREAEFLQRRSVRGMSPYIGCHSPLGQGPGYPSPQPLLDNPGGSSGYNTPIPPCHSCPCSPYQQDSPSESHGSPRYASGYQSGSTLPLPPGSPNPGDSQSERTTDLQQQTDTCASYVVQNSVGMEDSSSQGSLGQSERNPDEQTFDDTVEGSPLSPPDGRQEPRQGPQQIEPLSGTPISAEPASTSTILELNTNSNSSTPEIERTPHQAVKSTTTPSTDSQKQGSDSCSKESIQKLSECVNPSDSQQVHMEVQTISASVHPPPTTAEDGELKVAERVLEMSTQTAAVPSSRHSIVPVQVKLNGSGSPQSGRGCSASPSPCSTLSSAPPSPHLYIGSPERRPSPQPSPLAMDPAGQRLTPVSDSDPKTPSPVPDGYNTPTFPLASYYYPLLNIPHIPYSGYTAVTIPAAQPPLPEKRRLSSMPGYRSGHGPQSILSSSLGAIGPMGSSPQSSPLHVTVSSSVGVGGLTPPIVREESSKVKSKFVQDSSKFWYKPGISRDQAIAVLKDKEPGSFLIRNSNSFQGAYGLALKVASHPSNNINNNIVVDQEHLVRHFLIETGSRGVKIKGCQDESYFGSLSALVYQRSLSPISLPCTLCIPEKDLVGELQSVSNTSTAADLLKQGAACNVLYLNSVETESLTGPQAVSKATRCTLTQSPQPMTTMVHFKVSTQGITLTDSQRRLFFRRHYPINSVTFSSVDPQDKRWTNSDNKSSKVFGFVARRTGSTSENVCHLFAEMDPEQPAVAIVNFINKVMLGPQQQQRR